Proteins from a genomic interval of uncultured Desulfuromusa sp.:
- a CDS encoding ATP-binding protein, whose amino-acid sequence MFKSLASRLTALYTLLFMVLSLLVFGVIQYNLKSNLHERIDQEFLGDGREFVEIYQLGGLEALTQAIHLETESEGPDLVFIRLYSADLQTIETSDMKSWTDLPQPAPTFKNLIREQFETIDLAAHSGQARIFYQPLGNGYILQSGTLLRFNEELLANFQHVFFLTFAFVLLIAVPIGFYISRRSLAGIKLVRETADQISRGNLSHKISFHDQAKEVNHLITSINRMQSRIQTLIKELQDVSNNIAHDLRSPVTRIRGLAETTLSGPQSLLEYQGMSGSIIEECDSLVGMINTMLEIAETDAGVTPLIKEPVNISTIIRDVAELYSPVAEDKNIRISLKIIDDPLIISGDRSRLQRAFANLLDNALKFTQREGWIALEAKQENHDVTVRIADSGAGISAKDLPRIWERFYRADSSRSTPGTGLGLSLVQSIILAHDGKINITSTEKAGTQVTVSFNIAKGD is encoded by the coding sequence ATGTTTAAATCTCTGGCATCCAGACTAACAGCACTCTACACCCTCCTGTTCATGGTCCTGTCTCTTCTGGTATTTGGGGTCATCCAGTACAACTTAAAGAGCAACCTCCACGAACGGATTGACCAGGAATTTCTTGGCGATGGACGCGAATTTGTAGAGATATACCAACTCGGGGGATTAGAGGCCCTGACTCAGGCAATCCACCTTGAAACAGAAAGCGAAGGTCCTGATCTGGTTTTTATCCGCCTTTATTCTGCCGATCTGCAGACTATCGAAACCTCTGACATGAAATCGTGGACGGATCTTCCGCAACCGGCACCCACCTTTAAAAATCTCATTCGTGAGCAGTTTGAAACCATTGACCTGGCTGCACATTCAGGTCAGGCACGGATCTTTTATCAACCTCTGGGGAATGGCTATATTCTCCAATCCGGAACTCTTCTTCGTTTTAATGAAGAGCTTCTTGCCAATTTTCAGCACGTTTTTTTCCTCACCTTCGCATTCGTTCTCCTGATTGCAGTGCCGATTGGCTTTTATATCTCCAGAAGATCCCTTGCAGGAATCAAGCTGGTTCGGGAAACGGCAGACCAGATCAGCCGGGGCAATCTTTCACACAAAATCTCTTTTCATGATCAAGCCAAAGAAGTTAACCATCTCATCACTTCAATCAATCGCATGCAGTCAAGAATCCAGACCTTGATCAAGGAACTGCAAGATGTCAGCAATAATATTGCGCATGACTTACGCAGTCCGGTTACACGCATTCGGGGTTTGGCTGAAACAACATTGAGTGGGCCTCAATCTTTGCTGGAATATCAAGGGATGTCCGGATCAATCATTGAGGAATGCGACAGCCTCGTCGGCATGATCAATACAATGTTGGAAATTGCTGAAACGGATGCAGGGGTCACCCCTCTGATTAAGGAGCCTGTCAATATTTCTACCATCATCAGAGATGTCGCTGAACTCTATTCCCCAGTTGCTGAGGACAAAAATATCCGTATTTCTCTGAAAATAATTGACGATCCATTAATCATCTCAGGGGATAGAAGTCGGCTGCAACGTGCTTTCGCAAATTTACTGGATAACGCCTTGAAATTCACGCAAAGAGAGGGGTGGATAGCGCTTGAAGCGAAACAGGAAAACCATGATGTAACTGTCAGAATTGCAGACAGTGGTGCAGGAATTTCAGCTAAAGATCTGCCCCGTATTTGGGAACGATTTTATCGAGCTGACAGCAGTCGCTCAACCCCGGGAACAGGCCTTGGATTGAGTCTGGTCCAATCCATTATTCTCGCTCATGACGGCAAAATCAATATCACCAGCACTGAAAAGGCAGGAACCCAGGTGACGGTCAGTTTCAATATTGCGAAAGGGGACTGA